Proteins encoded together in one Amblyomma americanum isolate KBUSLIRL-KWMA chromosome 1, ASM5285725v1, whole genome shotgun sequence window:
- the LOC144128267 gene encoding uncharacterized protein LOC144128267: MAAEERCSKLAMELEDTTESACEAKQSNANLPDCLEELAASLPPGGDEPAADENHPRTTWRTTRASRATRTTSATRKEATDGESDCRTRAQRPRRVKKSVAVSEDPLDDDDDIACRGSVLVDGNSEFSPLKCPGEMVVGMFSRSSNDGATASTCKTRRLLPPDQDFVEVEDEEPPPSALKTTGCRRAKH, translated from the exons ATGGCTGCGGAAGAGCGCTGCTCCAAACTGGCCATGGAACTCGAGGACACCACCGAGTCGGCTTGTGAGGCCAAGCAGTCAAATGCCAACCTGCCAGACTGTCTCGAGGAGCTGGCGGCAAG TCTGCCACCGGGGGGGGATGAGCCAGCAGCTGATGAAAACCATCCGCGTACTACTTGGCGCACCACTCGTGCCTCTCGCGCCACTCGGACAACATCTGCGACCAGAAAAGAAGCAACAGATGGAGAGTCAGACTGCAGGACTCGTGCACAGCGCCCGCGTCGTGTAAAGAAGTCCGTGGCAGTCTCCGAAGACCCACTG GACGATGACGACGATATTGCTTGTCGTGGATCTGTTCTCGTCGATGGCAATTCTGAATTCTCGCCCCTGAAGTGCCCTGGCGAAATGGTCGTTGGCATGTTCTCTCGCAGTTCAAATGATGG TGCAACAGCCAGCACATGCAAGACTCGCCGGCTCCTGCCACCTGACCAAGACTTTGTCGAGGTGGAAGACGAGGAGCCGCCACCATCAGCGCTCAAGACAACTGGCTGCCGACGGGCTAAACATTGA